The genomic interval CGCACATGCCAGGCAATCATTCTGGCAGCCGGACACGGCACCCGCATGAAATCAAAAACACCCAAGGTCCTTCACAAGATCGCCGGGCTGTCTATGGTTGGTCATGTGGCCCACGCCGCTCATCAGGCCGATGTCGATCAGGTCGCCCTCATCGTCGGACCGGATATGGACCCTGTTTTGCAGGCTGCCCGCCAGATGCATCCATCCGTTGTAGCTTGCGAGCAGACAGACCGTCTGGGCACTGCCCATGCGGTTCTGGCCGCACGCGAAGCGCTGAAAGAGGCAAAGGACGATGTCATCGTGCTTTTTGGCGATACCCCGCTCTTGCGCGCAGAAACAATCAGCGCCATGCGCGAAAAGCTGGCAGAAGGCTTTGATGTTGTCGTTCTGGGCTTTCGGACAGACACACCAGATCCTTACGGGCGCCTGCTCGAATCAGATGGCAATCTGCTTGCCATTCGCGAAGCCAAAGACTGCACCCCCGAGGAATTCCAGATCAATTTCTGCAACGGTGGAATCATGGGCTTTTCTGGCGAACATTTGCTCGAGCTTCTGGACAAGATAGAAAACAACAATTCCCAAGGCGAATATTATCTCACCGATGCGGTGGAACTGGCCAACGCGCAAGGGCTCAAAGTGACAGCGATCGAGGCCCCAGAATCCGAGTTGCAAGGGGTCAACAGCCGCGCTCATTTGGCCAAGGTCGAAGCGACATTCCAACAAAGAGCCCGTCAGGAAGCCATGGATAATGGTGTTACACTGACCGCGCCAGAAACTGTTTTCTTTGCTTATGATACGAAATTGGGCCAAGACATCACCATTGAGCCAAACGTCTTTTTCGCACCCGGCGTAACCGTGGCGGACAATGTCACCATTCTGGCCAACTGCTATTTCGAAGATGCAGAAATCGGCGAGGGCTGCGCCATTGGCCCCTATGCGCGTCTACGTCCGGGCACAGTTCTGGAAGCAAAAGCGAAGGTGGGTAACTTCGTGGAGATCAAAAAATCTCTTGTAGAAGAGGGCGCAAAGGTCAACCACCTGACCTATATCGGCGACGCACGCATCGGCTCCAAGGCGAATATCGGCGCAGGCACTATCACTTGCAACTATGATGGCTTCAACAAGTTCAAGACAGATATCGGCAAGGGCGCCTTCATCGGCTCCAACACATCTTTGGTGGCTCCGGCAACCATTGGAGACGGTGCAATTATTGGCGCAGGCAGCGTTATCACAGATCCTGTTAACGCTGATGATCTGGCATTCACACGCGCAAGACCCATCATCAAGGCAGGCTGGGCCGCACAGTTTCGTTATAAAAAGAGCAAAGATTCCAAATAATTAAGTGTGAACAAAGGGGCGCTTTGCGTTCCTTTTTCCGTTTTCGTTAGAAACTGCAATCGGATTTGATTTCAAGAATCTCACAACAGTGCGTTAGTGATTATTCAAATCAAATTATCCGTAGTCATTTGTTGGAAAGAGATTGCCATGTGTGGAATTGTCGGAATTCTTGGTAAGGAAGCGGTAGCGCCACAATTGGTGGATGCCCTCAAGAGGCTTGAATATCGCGGCTATGATTCCGCCGGTGTCGCCACAATCAACCAGAACAAACTCGACAGACGCCGCGCCGCTGGCAAACTGCGCAATCTGGAACAGTTGCTGAGTGAAAACCCATTGCCGGGCACCATCGGCATCGGCCACACCCGTTGGGCGACCCACGGCATTCCAAACGAGATCAATGCGCATCCCCATCAGGCTGGCAACGTGGCTGCCGTGCATAACGGCATCATCGAGAATTTTCGCGAGTTGCGCGAAGAGCTGACGGCCAAGGGGCATAAATTCGAGACGGAAACCGACACCGAAACTGTCGTGCATCTCATTCATGACGAAATGCAGGCTGGCAAGCGCCCCATAGAAGCCGTCTCCGCCGTTCTGGGTCGACTGGAAGGCGCGTTTTCTCTCGCAATCATCTTTGGCGGCGAAGAGGACCTGATGATCGGTGCCCGCCGAGGCTCTCCTCTGGCCGTTGGTCATGGGGATGGCGAGATGTATCTGGGCTCTGATTCCTTTGCCCTTGCGCCTTTCACCGATGAGGTGACCTATCTGGAAGAAGGCGACTGGGTGGTCCTGACCAGAACGTCGGCCACTTTCTATAATGAAGACAACATGCATGTCGAACGGCAGGCCACCACGGCACTTGCGTCTGCAAACATCGTGGATAAGGGCAACTATAAGCATTTCATGGAAAAGGAAATCCATGAACAGCCCGAAGTGATCCAGCATACGCTGGCCCATTATGTGGATTTTGCCAACGGAACAGTTCGCTTCAAGGGCAAACTGCCATTTGATTTTGCTACCCTTAACCGCATCTCGCTTAGCGCTTGCGGCACGGCTTACTATGCAGGCGTGGTTGCCAAATACTGGTTTGAGAAGCTTTCCCGCATTCCGGTCGACATGGATGTCGCCTCCGAATTCCGCTACCGCGAAATGCCGATGCAGGAGAATGGGCTGGCGCTCTTTATCTCCCAGTCGGGCGAAACCGCCGATACACTGGCATCCTTGCGCTATTGCAAACAGGAAGGCCAGCATATTGCCTCCATCGTCAATGTGCCCGAAAGCACCATCGCGCGCGAAAGCGATGTCATTTTCCCGACCCTTGCCGGGGCAGAAATCGGCGTCGCTTCAACCAAGGCCTTCACCTGCCAGCTCTCGGTTCTGCTCGCCCTTGCCATCATGGCAGGCCGTGCGCGCGGAACCATTTCGGCTGAAGAAGAGCAAGCCTATGTCAAGGCACTAAGCGAGTTGCCAAAATTCATCCGTCAGGCATTGAAAGCAGACAACACCATCGCCGATCTGGCCCATGAACTTTCCAAGGTCAAGCATGTGCTTTATCTGGGCCGCGGAACCAACTTCCCGCTGGCCATGGAAGGCGCATTGAAACTGAAGGAAATCTCCTACATTCACGCCGAAGGCTATGCGGCAGGAGAGCTCAAGCACGGCCCGATCGCGTTGATTGATGAAACCATGCCGGTCGTCGTTATCGCTCCTGATGACAGCTATTACGACAAGACCGTTTCCAACATGCAGGAAGTCGCCGCCCGCGATGGCCGGATCATTCTCATCACCGATGAGTCGGGCGCCAAGAAGAATGCGCTGGAAGACAGCACGACCATCGTCATGCCCACCGTGCCAGACGTCATCGCACCGATTGTCTTTGCCCTGCCTGTGCAGATGCTGGCTTACTACACCGCCAATTTTATGGGTACCGACGTGGACCAGCCACGCAACCTTGCCAAATCCGTAACTGTAGAATAAGCCATCTGCACCATTCACACAAACAGGCCCGCTTGCCTTTGGCTGGCGGGCAGTCAAGTGTACCCTCATGCCCCTTATCCTGCGGACCTTAACGCTTGAAGACCTGCCACTATACCGCGCCCTGATAGCCCCCAAACAGGCGTTTCATCGTCTCAATGGCCCATATCTGGGAATGCCGACAGAAGCAGATCAGAACAAGAAAATCATGGAATTCGGTTTCGAGCTGACCAAGCCGAACCCGTCATTCAATTTTCAACTGGTTTGTGATGGAGAAGATGGCCGGATTCTGGGTGAGGTCTCCTACTACTGGAAAGACCAGCGAACCAACTGGCTGGAGGTGGGCATTGTCCTCTTCAATCAATCAGATTGGGGCAGGGGCATCGGCTCTAAGGCCTTGCCCATGTGGATAGACAAGCAATTGGCTGAGCGGCCTGCACTTGTGCGGATCGGACTGACAACATGGTCCGGCAACGCTGGCATGATGGCTCTTGCAGAAAAAATCGGTCTGAAGCAAGAAGCCTGCTACCGCAAGGCTCGCATTCTCGATGGGAAATATTTTGACTCGCTGAGTTACGGCATCCTGCGCGAAGAATGGGAAGCGCTGAGAGAACAGCAGCAGCACACGCCTTCAGCCTCGGTCATTCAGAGCTGAGCACTCACCACTCGGCTCAGTCGTCCGGACCATCCGGCCGTGTGCCCACATAGAGCGCAGAACCGGCAAAAAACAGGATCACCGGGATCAAAAGCCAGACGCCGGGCTGAACCGCCGTAACAAACATGGCAAAGCCCAGCGCCATGCCGCCAAAGGCAAAATATTTAGCCTTGCGCGGTATCGCCTTATGATCGCGCCATGCCAGAACCGGTGGCCCAAACACTCTGTGCTGCAAGAGCCAAGCTTCAAGCCGTGGTGACGATCTGGCAAAACAGAAGGTGGCCAGAATAAAAAATATGGTCGAAGGCAGCAGAGGCAAAAAAGCGCCCACAATGCCAATGCCCGTCAAGACGAGACCCGCAAGCAGATAGAGGGGCTGTTGAAACCTTTTCATGCTTGTGCCCTTTTGGCCTTTAGCAACAAAAAACGGGGAAAATTCTGAACATTACATACAAGATATTGCGTTAAATGCCATTCTACAACTGGTCTCGCTCATTTTTCGAGCAGGAAACCGCTTTCTTAATCTTTTAAGTCGAAGCAGGGCGCATTATCTTAGTATAGATTGAATGCATAAATTGATTGACAGCTTGCCATCTCACATCATGATCAGGCCCGAGGCAGAATCTCAACTCTTTCTGCGCCCCAAAGGAACATGGAAAGAGACAATTGACGCATCAGGTGCCAATCTCATACGGAACGAACACAGATGACATCGAAGAATAATGAAGAAAAAAAAGGCCCACTGGATCGCGGCAGGCTTACCTTTGGTGCCCGCGTGCGAAACTATTTCCTGACCGGCCTCGTCATCGCAGCCCCAATCGGGATCACGCTTTACATCACATGGGCCTTCATCGGCTGGGTTGATTCCACCGTAAAGCCCTATATTCCGCATATCTACAACCCGGACAACTATCTGCCATTTTCCGTTCCGGGAGTGGGACTGGTCTTTTCGTTCCTCATCCTGACGATACTGGGCTTCTTGACAGCGAACTTTGTCGGACGTTCCCTATTGACCTTCGGTGAGGTGTTCGTTGGGCGGATGCCGCTCGTACGCAATCTTTACAATGCCCTCAAGCAAATTTTCGAAACGGCTCTTTCGCAAAAGGGCAAGACCTTCACCAAAGCGGTGGTTATCGAATATCCTCGCCGCGGCCTCTGGGCGCTTGCTTTCGTTGCCACTGAAACGACCGGCGAGGTGGCCCACCGCATTGAGGAGAAAGAAAAGCCGGGAGATGCCCATCAGGGATATATCTCGGTCTTCCTGCCAACCACCCCGAACCCGACATCCGGTTTCCTGCTGTTTGTACCACGCCGTGACATCATTATGCTCGACATGAGCGTTGAGGATGCCGCCAAGCTCGTGGTATCAGCCGGTTTGGTCTCTCCTGAATTCATCGCAAAGCATGCCGTTGAAGAAGACCACGAAAAGGCCCAAAAACTAATCGACATAGAGGTGGATGACGAAGAAAAGGCCCCATCATCAAAGGATCAACTTTCTTCACTCAAGAAAGCAAAATCCAAAGAGTCAGAACCTGCCGAATAAGGCCTCACCTTCGCTCTTCCCATCTTGGACGCCCCGATTGGCGGGCGTCCTTGTTGTCTATCCAGCCTTCAAAAGCCGAATGGCTTCATCTCTTCCGAACAGATACAGCAGATCACGCAAGGCATCCCCGCGTTTGCCGGTAAGCCCCGGATCCATCTCTATGATGAGACGCGCTTCCTTGCGCGCCATTTCCATCAGATCCTTATGCACCTCAGGGTCGGTAACGCGAAAGCCTGGCATGCCAGATTGCTTTGTCCCAAGTACATCGCCTTCGCCCCGCAGGCGTAAATCGGCCTCAGCAATGCGGAAGCCGTCCTCGGTTTCGCGCATCATATTGAGCCGCTCCTTGGCGATATTGCCCAAAGGACCCTGAAACAGCAAAATGCAGGAAGAGGCCTTGTCACCGCGCCCGACACGCCCGCGCAACTGATGCAACTGCGCCAAGCCAAAGCGCTCGGCATGTTCGATCACCATGATAGTGGCTTCGGGCACATCCACCCCCACTTCAATCACAGTGGTGGCAACAAGGATCTGGGCATCACCATCCTTGAAATGCTCCATCGCCGCTTTTTTCTCATCAGCCGACATCCGGCCATGAATAAGCTCAACCTTATCTCCAAACACCTTCTTGAGGCTCTCGTGCCTGTCTTCTGCGGCGGTGACTTCAAGCACTTCGGATTCTTCAACCAGCGGGCAGACCCAATAGCATTTGGCGCCTTTTTCAAGCGCAGTGTTGAGCCGACCGACCAACTCTCCAAGCCTGTCAAGCGACATGGTGCGGGTTTCAATGGGCTTCCGACCGGCTGGCTTTTCGGTCAACAGCGATACATCCATATCGCCATAGTGGGTAAGTACCAAGGTGCGCGGAATTGGCGTCGCCGTCATCACCAGAAGATCGGTCGCCACACCTTTGTCAGACAGCGTCAAACGCTGATGTACGCCAAACCGATGCTGCTCATCAACGATGGCCAGTCCCAGCTCGGCAAACACCACAGACTGCTGGAAGAGGGCATGGGTTCCGATGAGAAAGTCGATATCCCCCTGTTCGAGCGCCTTGAGCGTTTGTCGCTTCACTCCGGCGCTGTCCTTGCCCGTCATCACGGCGACGCGAATTCCGACAGACTCGCAAAGCGCTTTGACGGACTGATAATGCTGCCGTGCCAAAAGGTCTGTCGGAGCCATCATGGCCACCTGTGCGCCAGACTCGATCACATCCGCTGCCGCCATCAAGGCAACCATCGTCTTGCCGCTGCCCACATCGCCTTGAACCAGACGCAGCATCAGCTCGGGCAGGGCCAGATCTTCCTCAATCTCGGCGATAGCCTGTTGTTGGCTCCCTGTGAGCGTAAAGGGCAGGGCCTCTGTAAGCGCAGCTTTGAGTTTGCCCTCCCAAAGACGCGCCAGCCCCTTGGCTTTCTTCACATTGCTGCGCACCAGCGACAGCGCAAGCTGACTGGCCAGACATTCATCATAAGCCAACCGACGTCGGGCATTGGATTTCAGATCAAGATCCGCCAGCCCCAGAGGATTATGAATGCGGTCCAGCGCTTCATGAAAGGCTGGCCAACCTTCACGATCGAGCAGAGCCTTTTCCTGCCACTCGGGCAGAGGCTCAAGATCCTCAAGACAGGCCTCAACAGTCTTGTGTACCATCTTGCCTGATAGCCCGGCGGTCAAAGGATAAACCGGCTCAATCAGCGGCATGGTGGCGAAATCATCCTCGGATACCACATGATCCGGGTGCGTTATCTGCGGAACGCCGTTAAAGCGCTCCAGCTTGCCCGAAACATATCGCACAGAACCAACCGGCATTTGCCGCTCGAGATAGCCGCCATTGGCATGGAAATAGGTGATCGTAATTTCGTCGGTCTCGTCATGGGCCAGAATGCGATAGGGCACCCGCTTGTTATGCCGTGGTGGCGGCAGATGCTTGTCGATCGTCAGGCACAGCGTCACAATCACGCCATCTGGAGCCTCGGCGAGCGCAGGCTGCAAACTGCGGTCAATAACAGCAACGGGCATATGCAACAGCAGATCGATCCGACGCGCTTCCAAAAGCACATCGCCGCGCAACAACCGCGCAAAGGACTGACCGATTTTCGGGCCGACACCTTTCAGGGTCGTCAGGGACGCAAAATAGTGATTGAGACGGTTCGGGCGCATCGCAATAGAGCTGATTCTGTAAACGGGAACGGACTTGCATCAACCATGGCCAACTCAAAAGGCCGCGTCAATACATGTTCTCCTTTTGTTTTGTGATAGACGAACGATCTATAGCTGACAAGGCGCCTTCCAGCCGTTATACAGGGGCAAAGAATGACAACGCCTTAAAGGAGCAAACAACTATGTCCCATGGCACCACCCGCAGCAGTGAAGGTTTGGATGTACGGCACAAAAAGATTTTGATGCGTGCCTGGCACCGTGGCGTCAAGGAAATGGACCTGATGCTGGGCCGCTTCGTCGACAACGAGCTGGACAACCTCACCGATGATGAATTGGACCAGTTGGAAATGCTCATGGACCAGCATGACAGAGACCTGATGCAGTGGTTCACCAATGAGCTGCCAGTGCCTGAAGCATTCGATTGCCCGATGTTCCATAGAATCAAGCACTATCACAAAAATTTCGAGTCCGGGCTTCTCTAGGCCGCCCGCGACCCTACATTCAAAAGACCCAAGGGACAGAAAGGCTCTATTCGTGCTATAGAGCCTTTTCCTGTCTTCTAGCACCAACCTCCTTGCTGTTTCTCCGCCATGTCCACAATTGCCAAATCCCTTTACTCTTCCATGATGCTCCACGTCAGCCATGTGCCTGATGGACTGGAGGGATTGGCCGTTGCCGAAGTGGCCGAAGCGCATCTGAAGGCCGCCAAGGACGAGAAGATCGCCGCCGTCTATATTGCGCGCGATGACCGGCGCATGGCCTCCATGGAGCAGGCGCTCAAATTCTTCTCGCCCAAGCTTACCTGCCTGTCTTTTCCGGCATGGGATTGCGTGCCCTATGACAGGGTGTCGCCCAATGCCGAAATTTCAGCCCGTCGCATGACCGCGCTGTCGCGGCTTGCCTACAATATCTTTGATGACCCCATCATCCTGCTGACCTCCGTCAACGCCATGCTCCAGCGCGTGCCGAGCAAAGAGTCAGTCAAAAAGCAGAGCTGGTCTGCCAAGCCGGGCAATTCGGTCGACATGGATGACCTCATCGTATGGCTGGAGACAAACGGCTTTCTGCGCACTCCCACAGTGCGCGAGCATGGCGAATATGCTGTAAGAGGCGGTATTGTCGATTTGTTCGTGCCCGGCGCAGAAGAGCCGGTCAGACTGGACTTCTTTGGCGACACGCTGGAAAGCATCCGCAAGTTCGATCAACATACCCAGCGCACGGTCGGCCAACTGCGCGGTATTGATCTTGTCTCAGCGTCAGAAGTGGTTCTCACCGAAGACGCCATTTCCAATTTCCGACGACGCTACACATCCAATTTCGGCGCAACCACACGCGACGATCTGCTCTATCAGGCCATTTCAAACGGCCATCGCTATCAGGGCATCGAGCACTGGTTGCCCTATTTCAATGAAGATCTGCAAACGCTGTTTGACTTCACCAATGACGCGCCGGTGATCCTCGATCCTCTTAGCGATGATGCCATCACCGAGCGACTGGAAGTTATTCAGGATCATTATGCTGCCCGCCGCGAAACCCTTGATAGCGGGTTGGATCAGGGCGTGCCCTATAAGCCGGTTGAGCCTCATCTGCTCTATCTGGATCGCGAAGGCTGGGCAGGCATTCTTGGCTCCCAAAAGCGCGTAAGGCTTTCACCCTTTGACGTGCCCGAAACCGGCGTTGAAACAGTCGTCAATATGGGCGGCAAACAGGGACGCACCTTTGCTGCTGAGCGCAGCGCAGAAAATGTCAACGTGTTCGACGCGGTCATCGAGCATATCAAGACCGTCAAGGAAAATAAAAAACGCGTCACCATCGCCTGCTGGACCCCAGGCTCAGCCGAGCGCATGCATCAGGTGCTGACAGATCATGAGATGCGGGGCCTTGTGCCCTATGAGACATGGCAGGCGCGACAGGTCATCAAGCCCAATCAGGTCGGCCTGACGGTCCTTGAACTGGAAAGTGGCTTTGAGACCGAAAAGGATGTGGTGATTGGCGAACAGGACATTCTGGGCGACCGGCTTGTCCGCTCCAAGCGCCGCCGCAAGAAAAGCTCTGACGTTCTGACCGAAGCCGCCAGCCTGACCGAAGGCGACATCGTCGTTCATATCGAGCATGGTATTGGTCGTTTTATGGGCCTTCAGACCGTCGATGCAGCGGGCGCACCGCATGATTGTCTGGAAATTCACTATGCCGGCGGCGACAAGCTCTTCCTGCCGGTAGAGAATATCGAACTGCTCTCGCGATACGGCTCCGAAGACACCGAAGCGCAGCTGGACAAGCTGGGCGGTGTCGCCTGGCAGGCACGTAAATCCAAGATGAAAGAACGGATCCGCATGATGGCGGATCAGTTGATCAAGGTCGCGGCCGAACGTGAGTTGCGCAAGGCCGAACGCATCACGCCGCCGGAAGGGCTGTATGACGAATTTGTCGCCCGCTTCCCGTTTGATGAAACCGAAGACCAGTTCAATGCCATCGAGCAGGTGTTTGACGATATGGGCTCCGGCCGCCCGATGGATCGCCTCATTTGCGGCGATGTGGGCTTTGGCAAAACCGAGGTTGCCCTGCGAGCGGCCTTTATCGCGGCGATGAACGGCCGTCAGGTCGCGGTGGTCGTGCCGACCACCTTGCTTGCGCGTCAGCATTACAAGAATTTCGTGGATCGCTTCGCCGGTTTCCCGCTGGTCATCGAACAGGCCTCCCGGCTGGTCTCCACCAAAAAGCTCAATGAGACCAAGAGAGGCCTCAAGGACGGTTCTGTCGATATCGTCGTTGGCACCCATGCGCTGCTTGGCAAATCCGTCGATTTCCGCGATCTCGGGCTGCTGATCATCGACGAAGAACAGCATTTTGGCGTCAAACACAAGGAGCGCCTGAAAGAACTGCGCGCTGATGTGCACGTATTGACCCTGTCCGCCACGCCGATCCCGAGGACCCTGCAGTTGGCACTTACGGGTGTTCGCGAATTGTCGCTGATCGCGACACCGCCGGTTGACCGGCTTGCCGTACGCACCTTTATTTCGCCCTTTGACAAGCTCACCATCCGTGAAGCGCTGCTGCGCGAGCGCTATCGCGGTGGCCAAAGCTTCTATGTCTGTCCGCGCGTGTCCGACATTGCAC from uncultured Cohaesibacter sp. carries:
- the glmU gene encoding bifunctional UDP-N-acetylglucosamine diphosphorylase/glucosamine-1-phosphate N-acetyltransferase GlmU, whose protein sequence is MTHRTCQAIILAAGHGTRMKSKTPKVLHKIAGLSMVGHVAHAAHQADVDQVALIVGPDMDPVLQAARQMHPSVVACEQTDRLGTAHAVLAAREALKEAKDDVIVLFGDTPLLRAETISAMREKLAEGFDVVVLGFRTDTPDPYGRLLESDGNLLAIREAKDCTPEEFQINFCNGGIMGFSGEHLLELLDKIENNNSQGEYYLTDAVELANAQGLKVTAIEAPESELQGVNSRAHLAKVEATFQQRARQEAMDNGVTLTAPETVFFAYDTKLGQDITIEPNVFFAPGVTVADNVTILANCYFEDAEIGEGCAIGPYARLRPGTVLEAKAKVGNFVEIKKSLVEEGAKVNHLTYIGDARIGSKANIGAGTITCNYDGFNKFKTDIGKGAFIGSNTSLVAPATIGDGAIIGAGSVITDPVNADDLAFTRARPIIKAGWAAQFRYKKSKDSK
- a CDS encoding succinate dehydrogenase assembly factor 2, producing MSHGTTRSSEGLDVRHKKILMRAWHRGVKEMDLMLGRFVDNELDNLTDDELDQLEMLMDQHDRDLMQWFTNELPVPEAFDCPMFHRIKHYHKNFESGLL
- a CDS encoding DUF502 domain-containing protein, whose amino-acid sequence is MTSKNNEEKKGPLDRGRLTFGARVRNYFLTGLVIAAPIGITLYITWAFIGWVDSTVKPYIPHIYNPDNYLPFSVPGVGLVFSFLILTILGFLTANFVGRSLLTFGEVFVGRMPLVRNLYNALKQIFETALSQKGKTFTKAVVIEYPRRGLWALAFVATETTGEVAHRIEEKEKPGDAHQGYISVFLPTTPNPTSGFLLFVPRRDIIMLDMSVEDAAKLVVSAGLVSPEFIAKHAVEEDHEKAQKLIDIEVDDEEKAPSSKDQLSSLKKAKSKESEPAE
- a CDS encoding YbaN family protein, whose protein sequence is MKRFQQPLYLLAGLVLTGIGIVGAFLPLLPSTIFFILATFCFARSSPRLEAWLLQHRVFGPPVLAWRDHKAIPRKAKYFAFGGMALGFAMFVTAVQPGVWLLIPVILFFAGSALYVGTRPDGPDD
- the glmS gene encoding glutamine--fructose-6-phosphate transaminase (isomerizing), coding for MCGIVGILGKEAVAPQLVDALKRLEYRGYDSAGVATINQNKLDRRRAAGKLRNLEQLLSENPLPGTIGIGHTRWATHGIPNEINAHPHQAGNVAAVHNGIIENFRELREELTAKGHKFETETDTETVVHLIHDEMQAGKRPIEAVSAVLGRLEGAFSLAIIFGGEEDLMIGARRGSPLAVGHGDGEMYLGSDSFALAPFTDEVTYLEEGDWVVLTRTSATFYNEDNMHVERQATTALASANIVDKGNYKHFMEKEIHEQPEVIQHTLAHYVDFANGTVRFKGKLPFDFATLNRISLSACGTAYYAGVVAKYWFEKLSRIPVDMDVASEFRYREMPMQENGLALFISQSGETADTLASLRYCKQEGQHIASIVNVPESTIARESDVIFPTLAGAEIGVASTKAFTCQLSVLLALAIMAGRARGTISAEEEQAYVKALSELPKFIRQALKADNTIADLAHELSKVKHVLYLGRGTNFPLAMEGALKLKEISYIHAEGYAAGELKHGPIALIDETMPVVVIAPDDSYYDKTVSNMQEVAARDGRIILITDESGAKKNALEDSTTIVMPTVPDVIAPIVFALPVQMLAYYTANFMGTDVDQPRNLAKSVTVE
- the mfd gene encoding transcription-repair coupling factor, whose amino-acid sequence is MSTIAKSLYSSMMLHVSHVPDGLEGLAVAEVAEAHLKAAKDEKIAAVYIARDDRRMASMEQALKFFSPKLTCLSFPAWDCVPYDRVSPNAEISARRMTALSRLAYNIFDDPIILLTSVNAMLQRVPSKESVKKQSWSAKPGNSVDMDDLIVWLETNGFLRTPTVREHGEYAVRGGIVDLFVPGAEEPVRLDFFGDTLESIRKFDQHTQRTVGQLRGIDLVSASEVVLTEDAISNFRRRYTSNFGATTRDDLLYQAISNGHRYQGIEHWLPYFNEDLQTLFDFTNDAPVILDPLSDDAITERLEVIQDHYAARRETLDSGLDQGVPYKPVEPHLLYLDREGWAGILGSQKRVRLSPFDVPETGVETVVNMGGKQGRTFAAERSAENVNVFDAVIEHIKTVKENKKRVTIACWTPGSAERMHQVLTDHEMRGLVPYETWQARQVIKPNQVGLTVLELESGFETEKDVVIGEQDILGDRLVRSKRRRKKSSDVLTEAASLTEGDIVVHIEHGIGRFMGLQTVDAAGAPHDCLEIHYAGGDKLFLPVENIELLSRYGSEDTEAQLDKLGGVAWQARKSKMKERIRMMADQLIKVAAERELRKAERITPPEGLYDEFVARFPFDETEDQFNAIEQVFDDMGSGRPMDRLICGDVGFGKTEVALRAAFIAAMNGRQVAVVVPTTLLARQHYKNFVDRFAGFPLVIEQASRLVSTKKLNETKRGLKDGSVDIVVGTHALLGKSVDFRDLGLLIIDEEQHFGVKHKERLKELRADVHVLTLSATPIPRTLQLALTGVRELSLIATPPVDRLAVRTFISPFDKLTIREALLRERYRGGQSFYVCPRVSDIAQVHTFLEEQVPEVKVAVAHGQMPAGQLDDIMTAFYDGKFDVLLSTTIVESGIDVPTANTLIVHRADMFGLSQLYQLRGRVGRSKTRAYALFTVPAKKTLTPTAERRLKVLQSLDTLGAGFQLASHDLDIRGAGNLLGEEQSGHVKEVGYELYQQMLEEAVASLRSGDLTIMEDKWSPQISIGTPVLIPDSYVHDLQLRLNLYRRLADLVEADEIDEFGSELTDRFGPQPEEVKHLLKIVYIKGLCRKANVEKIDAGPKGAVLAFRNNEFSNPAGLVQYITEQGSLAKLRPDQKIFLARSWNSASDRLKGTAVIMTQLAKLAQNAQ
- a CDS encoding GNAT family protein → MPLILRTLTLEDLPLYRALIAPKQAFHRLNGPYLGMPTEADQNKKIMEFGFELTKPNPSFNFQLVCDGEDGRILGEVSYYWKDQRTNWLEVGIVLFNQSDWGRGIGSKALPMWIDKQLAERPALVRIGLTTWSGNAGMMALAEKIGLKQEACYRKARILDGKYFDSLSYGILREEWEALREQQQHTPSASVIQS
- the recG gene encoding ATP-dependent DNA helicase RecG — translated: MRPNRLNHYFASLTTLKGVGPKIGQSFARLLRGDVLLEARRIDLLLHMPVAVIDRSLQPALAEAPDGVIVTLCLTIDKHLPPPRHNKRVPYRILAHDETDEITITYFHANGGYLERQMPVGSVRYVSGKLERFNGVPQITHPDHVVSEDDFATMPLIEPVYPLTAGLSGKMVHKTVEACLEDLEPLPEWQEKALLDREGWPAFHEALDRIHNPLGLADLDLKSNARRRLAYDECLASQLALSLVRSNVKKAKGLARLWEGKLKAALTEALPFTLTGSQQQAIAEIEEDLALPELMLRLVQGDVGSGKTMVALMAAADVIESGAQVAMMAPTDLLARQHYQSVKALCESVGIRVAVMTGKDSAGVKRQTLKALEQGDIDFLIGTHALFQQSVVFAELGLAIVDEQHRFGVHQRLTLSDKGVATDLLVMTATPIPRTLVLTHYGDMDVSLLTEKPAGRKPIETRTMSLDRLGELVGRLNTALEKGAKCYWVCPLVEESEVLEVTAAEDRHESLKKVFGDKVELIHGRMSADEKKAAMEHFKDGDAQILVATTVIEVGVDVPEATIMVIEHAERFGLAQLHQLRGRVGRGDKASSCILLFQGPLGNIAKERLNMMRETEDGFRIAEADLRLRGEGDVLGTKQSGMPGFRVTDPEVHKDLMEMARKEARLIIEMDPGLTGKRGDALRDLLYLFGRDEAIRLLKAG